Proteins encoded in a region of the Triticum dicoccoides isolate Atlit2015 ecotype Zavitan chromosome 3A, WEW_v2.0, whole genome shotgun sequence genome:
- the LOC119268415 gene encoding probable GABA transporter 2 → MAPAAFDAEAGGPAIVAAAGNDAHKPAPGADADAGAAFVLESKGTWWHAGFHLTTAIVGPTVLTLPYALRGMGWALGITTLSLIAAVTFYEYSLMSRVLDHCEARGRRHIRFRELATDVLGSGWMFYFVVIVQTAINTGVSIGSILLAADCIEIMYSSLAPNGPLKLYHFIIIVAVVLAFLSQLPSFHSLRHINLVSLLLSLGYTILVSAACIRAGLSKNAPAKDYSLSSSKSEQTFNAFLSISILASVFGNGILPEIQATLAPPAAGKMMKALVMCYSVIGFTFYLPSITGYWAFGSQVQSNVLKSLMPDSGPALAPTWLLGLAVLFVLLQLLAIGLVYSQVAYEIMEKNSADVTQGKFSRRNLVPRLLLRTLYLAFCALMAAMLPFFGDIVGVVGAVGFIPLDFVLPVIMYNIALAPPRRSTLYIANTVIMVVFTGVGAIGAFASIRKLVLDAGQFKLFSNNVVD, encoded by the exons ATGGCGCCTGCCGCGTTCGACGCCGAGGCCGGCGGCCCGGCGATCGTGGCCGCGGCAGGCAACGACGCGCACAAGCCCGCCCCCGGAGCCGACGCCGATGCCGGCGCCGCCTTCGTGCTCGAGTCCAAAG GGACGTGGTGGCACGCGGGTTTCCACCTGACGACGGCGATCGTGGGGCCGACGGTGTTGACGCTGCCGTACGCGCTGCGGGGGATGGGCTGGGCTCTCGGCATCACCACGCtctccctcatcgccgccgtcaccTTCTACGAGTACTCCCTCATGTCCCGCGTGCTCGACCACTGCGAGGCGCGCGGCCGCAGGCACATCCGCTTCCGCGAGCTCGCCACCGACGTCCTCG GCTCCGGGTGGATGTTTTACTTCGTGGTGATTGTGCAGACGGCCATCAACACAGGCGTTAGCATCGGTTCCATCTTGCTGGCGGCCGATTGCATCGAG ATAATGTACTCGAGCCTTGCTCCCAATGGTCCCCTAAAACTGTACCACTTCATCATCATCGTGGCTGTGGTGCTGGCCTTCCTCTCCCAACTACCATCGTTCCACTCGCTGCGGCACATCAACTTGGTCTCACTACTCCTAAGCTTGGGCTACACCATCCTTGTGTCTGCTGCTTGTATTCGTGCAG GTTTGTCGAAAAACGCTCCAGCCAAGGACTACTCTCTAAGCTCATCCAAGTCAGAGCAGACCTTCAATGCCTTCCTCTCCATTTCCATCCTGGCATCTGTTTTCGGCAATGGCATTCTGCCTGAAATCCAG GCTACCTTGGCGCCGCCGGCCGCCGGGAAGATGATGAAGGCTCTGGTGATGTgctactccgtcataggcttcacctTCTATCTCCCGTCCATCACCGGCTACTGGGCGTTCGGCAGCCAGGTCCAGTCCAACGTCCTCAAGAGCCTCATGCCGGACTCAGGGCCGGCCCTCGCGCCGACCTGGCTGCTGGGCCTCGCTGTTCTCTTCGTCCTCCTCCAGCTCCTAGCCATTGGGCTCGTGTACTCTCAGGTGGCATACGAGATCATGGAGAAGAACTCAGCGGACGTGACACAGGGCAAGTTCTCGCGCCGAAACCTGGTGCCGCGGCTGCTGCTGCGGACGCTCTACCTGGCCTTCTGCGCGCTCATGGCCGCGATGCTGCCCTTCTTTGGCGACATTGTCGGCGTGGTCGGCGCCGTGGGGTTCATCCCGCTCGACTTTGTCCTCCCCGTCATCATGTACAACATCGCGCTTGCGCCGCCGAGGAGGTCCACGCTGTACATCGCCAACACGGTCATCATGGTCGTCTTCACAGGCGTCGGGGCCATCGGCGCCTTCGCCTCTATACGGAAGCTCGTGCTAGACGCCGGCCAGTTTAAACTCTTCAGCAACAACGTAGTCGACTGA